In Phyllostomus discolor isolate MPI-MPIP mPhyDis1 chromosome 2, mPhyDis1.pri.v3, whole genome shotgun sequence, the following are encoded in one genomic region:
- the IRAK4 gene encoding interleukin-1 receptor-associated kinase 4, with product MNKPITPSTYVRCLNVGLIRKLSDFIDPQEGWKKLAVAIKKPSGDDRYNQFHIRRFEALLQTGKSPTGELLFDWGTTNCTVGDLVDLLIQNEFFAPASLLLPDAVPKTVNTLPCKEAVTVEQNQRPLYGQGRTSVIPVQNPEQNYMPPDSSSPESLEVSDTRFHSFSFYELKDVTNNFDERPISVGGNKMGEGGFGVVYKGYVNNRTVAVKRLAAVVDISTEELRQQFDQEIKVMAKCQHENLVELLGFSSDGDDLCLVYVYMPNGSLLDRLSCLNDTPPLSWHMRCRIAQGAADGISFLHENHQIHRDIKSANILLDEDFTAKISDFGLARASEKFSQTVMTSRIVGTTAYMAPEALRGEITPKSDIYSFGVVLLEIITGLPAVDEHREPQLLLDIKEEIEDEEKTIEDYIDKKMNDIDFTSIETMYSVASQCLHEKKNKRPDIKKVQQLLQEITAS from the exons ATGAACAAACCCATCACACCATCAACATATGTGCGCTGCCTCAATGTTGGACTAATTAGGAAGCTGTCAGATTTTATTGATCCTCAAGAAGGATGGAAGAAGTTAGCGGTAGCTATTAAAAAACCATCTGGTGATGATAGATATAATCAGTTTCACATAAG GAGATTTGAAGCATTACTTCAAACTGGAAAAAGTCCTACTGGTGAATTGCTGTTTGACTGGGGCACCACAAATTGCACAGTTGGTGATCTCGTGGACCTTTTGATCCAAAATGAGTTTTTTGCCCCTGCGAGTCTTTTGCTGCCAG ACGCTGTTCCCAAAACTGTTAATACACTACCTTGTAAAGAAGCCGTAACAGTTGAGCAGAATCAGAGGCCTCTCTATGGCCAGGGCAGGACATCTGTGATACCTGTGCAGAATCCTGAACAAAATTATATGCCACCTGACTCCTCAAGTCCGGAAAGTTTAGAAGTTAGTGATACAC GCTTtcacagtttttcattttatgagcTGAAGGATGTCACCAATAACTTTGATGAACGACCCATTTCTGTGGGTGGTAACAAGATGGGAGAGGGCGGATTTGGAGTTGTTTATAAAGGCTACGTGAACAACCGGACTGTGGCAGTGAAGAGGCTTGCAGCA gtggTTGACATTAGTACAGAAGAACTGAGACAACAATTTGatcaagaaataaaagtaatggcAAA GTGCCAACATGAAAATTTAGTAGAACTACTTGGTTTCTCAAGTGATGGAGATGACCTCTGCTTAGTATATGTTTACATGCCTAATGGTTCATTGCTAGACAGACTGTCTTGTTTG AATGATACTCCACCACTCTCCTGGCACATGAGATGCAGGATTGCtcaaggggcagctgatggcatcAGTTTTTTGCATGAAAACcatcaaattcatagagatattAAAAG tgcaaATATCTTACTAGATGAAGACTTTACCGCCAAAATATCCGACTTTGGGCTTGCACGGGCTTCTGAGAAGTTTTCACAGACAGTCATGACTAGCAGAATTGTGGGAACGACAGCTTACATGGCACCTGAAGCTTTGCGAGGAGAAATCACACCCAAATCTGACATCTACAGCTTTGGTGTT GTTTTACTAGAAATAATAACTGGACTTCCAGCTGTGGATGAACACCGGGAACCTCAATTATTG CTagatattaaagaagaaattgaagatgaagaaaagacaATTGAAGATTATATTGATAAGAAGATGAATGACATTGATTTTACTTCCATTGAAACTATGTACTCTGTTGCTAGTCAATGtctacatgaaaagaaaaataagagaccAGACATTAAGAAG GTCCAACAGCTGCTGCAAGAAATCACAGCTTCTTGA
- the PUS7L gene encoding pseudouridylate synthase 7 homolog-like protein isoform X2 gives MEEDPDFQIRFSSLCFITDHVGFHGTIKSSPNDFVVIEIDEQGQLVNKAIDEPIHKSSKVLPEANNFAKKTKIGFQNLSFEEGSNEKVSTLVRYSDDDRNHQSDSEKEDTISDGISKGEEEKVYALGSLLNEKTNELLNQFACDIKEKWNSNSELSGPSPEFSLGRILDKKQRAILHSAVRQKFPFLITVGKNTEIVVKPNLEYKELCHLVSEEEAFDFFKYLDAKKENSKFTFKPDTSKDHRKAVHHFVNKKFGNLVETKSFSEANYNAGNPNAVITVRFREKAHKHRKRSLECQERKVIYTAFTLQKENLEMFEAVGFLAVKLGVIPSDFSYAGLKDKKAITYQAMVVRKVTPERLKNIEKEIEKKRMSVFNIRSVDDSLRLGQLKGNHFDIVIRNLKNQINDSVNLRERILEAIESVKNKGFVNYYGPQRFGMGKKVRTDQIGLALLKNQVVKAVKLFLTPEDLDDPVNRAKKYFLQTEDAKGTLSLMPEFKVRERALLESLHRFGMTEEGCIQAWFSFPHSMRIFYIHAYSSKVWNEAASYRLATYGSRVVEGDLVCLDEDGDDEHLSSSKVHLVTEEEESSNTYAIRQPFAT, from the exons ATGGAAGAGGATCCagattttcaaataaggtttagTTCTTTGTGTTTCATTACTGACCATGTTGGATTTCATGGCACTATAAAAAGTTCACCAAATGACTTTGTTGTTATTGAGATTGATGAACAGGGACAGTTAGTTAATAAAGCCATTGATGAACCTATTCACAAGAGTAGTAAAGTACTACCTGAGGCAAATAattttgccaaaaaaacaaaaataggttTTCAAAATTTATCCTTTGAAGAGGGAAGCAACGAGAAAGTCAGTACTTTGGTCCGGTACTCTGATGATGACCGAAATCATCAGTCTGATTCAGAAAAGGAAGATACTATCAGTGATGGAATCTCCAAAGGTGAAGAAGAAAAAGTTTATGCGTTAGGCTCCttgttaaatgaaaaaactaaTGAATTACTGAACCAGTTTGCCTGTGatataaaagagaaatggaattcTAACAGTGAGCTAAGTGGACCATCTCCTGAATTCTCTCTAGGCAGAATCCTTGACAAAAAACAGAGGGCTATTTTGCATAGTGCTGTTCGGCAgaaatttccctttttaataaCTGTaggaaaaaacactgaaattgttGTAAAACCAAATCTTGAGTATAAAGAACTCTGTCACTTGGTGTCTGAAGAAGAAgcatttgacttttttaaatacttggatgcaaagaaagaaaattctaaatttaCCTTTAAGCCTGATACAAGCAAAGACCACAGAAAAGCTGTACACCATTTTGTGAACAAAAAGTTTGGAAATCTTGTGGAGACCAAATCTTTTTCTGAAGCTAATTACAATGCTGGTAATCCAAATGCAGTGATAACAGTAAGATTTCGTGAAAAAGCACACAAGCACAGGAAGAGGTCTCTTGAATGCCAGGAAAGAAAAGTTATATATACAG CCTTCACCCTGCAAAAAGAGAATCTAGAAATGTTTGAAGCAGTTGGTTTTTTAGCTGTCAAACTTGGTGTGATTCCTTCGGATTTTAGTTATGCAGGCCTTAAAGACAAGAAAGCCATCACCTATCAAGCAATGGTCGTCAGGAAAGTGACTCCAGAGAG gttgaaaaatatagaaaaagaaattgaaaagaaaagaatgagtgtGTTTAATATTCGGTCTGTAGATGATTCCCTTAGACTAGGTCAGCTCAAAGGAAACCACTTTGATATTGTCATCAGAAATTTGAAAAACCAAATAAATGATTCTGTAAACCTAAGAGAGAGAATTTTGGAAGCAATAGAAAGTGTTAAG AATAAAGGGTTTGTGAATTACTATGGACCGCAGAGATTTGGGATGGGAAAGAAAGTTCGCACAGATCAAATTGGATTGGCTTTGCTGAAGAATCAAgtg gtgaaggctgtaaaattatttcttacaCCGGAAGATCTGGATGATCCTGTGAATAgagcaaagaaatattttcttcaaactg AAGATGCTAAAGGCACGCTTTCACTGATGCCCGAATTTAAAGTTCGAGAGAGAGCGTTGTTGGAGTCGTTGCATCGCTTTGGCATGACCGAGGAGGGTTGTATTCAGGCATGGTTCTCTTTTCCCCATTCTATGCGCATTTTCTACATTCATGCATATAGTAGCAAAGTTTGGAATGAGGCAGCATCTTACAGACTTGCAACCTATGGATCAAGAGTGGTGGAGGGTGATTTGGTCTGTTTGGATGAAGATGGTGATGATGAGCATCTCTCAAGTAGTAAA